Below is a genomic region from Fischerella sp. PCC 9605.
CCTCTTAGCAAAAGGTTCTTTTGTAAGAGGTTTAATTGTTTATGCGTTTATATCAAAATTGCCAATTACCTTGGCGTTAGATGGAGTTAAGCGCTATACACATTTCTCCTTGTAGTTATTATCACAGCAAAGGCTTGGGTGCTGGCAAGCTCTTTTTACAACATATGACCAATTTTTATAGCTCTATCACAGAATAGGCTATGCTTTCTGCGAGGAGAAACCTATATTTTTGTATAAAAAAAGGATAATGCACTTCAGAACTTTGCCATCCTAAGACAGATTGCGTTAAATCTATATAAATCAAGAAAAAACTCTCAAAACTGGAGTAAAACGTAAACGTAATAAAGCTGGATGGGATAATGAATATTGAGACCGAACTGCGTCAGCAGTTGGCCGGTCGTCTCCCTGCCTTAGCTGATATGGAATTAGAACGACACGGCGATCGCGTCTATCGGTTACAGAAGATGCATGTGGAACGTTACGCCAATCAAGGAGTCGTACTTCTAGGCGATGCTGCTCACGTAACTCATCCAGCAGCAGGTTTGGGGATGAATATGGCTCTGCAAGATGCTGAAACTTTGGCTGAAGAACTGTCACGTGCTTTCCAGGGCCAGTCATCCTTGGACGATGCCTACTTAAATTATGAGCGGATTCGCCGACAAATCAACCAGAGTGTGATTAATCGGGCCAACTTTATGGCCTGGCAGATGTGGTCTCCCTCAATATGGGGCTTCCTGGGCCGCACGTGTATCTTTATCATGCTACAACTTTTGCCATTCATTCGTCAGAAGTTGGCCCGGTCATTAGCTTGGGCAAATGCTGGCATTCAGTCGCCGACGAGAGCAACGCGATTTGATCAAATGACATCCAAAAAAGCGATCGCTAACAACCCCACTGCTATTAAATG
It encodes:
- a CDS encoding FAD-dependent oxidoreductase; this translates as MNIETELRQQLAGRLPALADMELERHGDRVYRLQKMHVERYANQGVVLLGDAAHVTHPAAGLGMNMALQDAETLAEELSRAFQGQSSLDDAYLNYERIRRQINQSVINRANFMAWQMWSPSIWGFLGRTCIFIMLQLLPFIRQKLARSLAWANAGIQSPTRATRFDQMTSKKAIANNPTAIKCKTNYIKIGK